In the Carassius gibelio isolate Cgi1373 ecotype wild population from Czech Republic chromosome A2, carGib1.2-hapl.c, whole genome shotgun sequence genome, one interval contains:
- the LOC128025264 gene encoding profilin-2-like isoform X2 yields MSWQSYVDNLMADGSCQDAAIVGYTDAKYVWASSEGGTFSGITPDEIDIIVGKDREGFFTSGLTLGKKKCSVIRDSLPLEGDWTMDIRTKSHNGEPTYNVSIGRAGKVLVIVMGKEGTHGGSLNKKAFSMAEYLRKVGY; encoded by the exons ATGTCTTGGCAAAGCTACGTGGATAATCTGATGGCGGATGGCAGCTGCCAGGATGCCGCCATTGTTGGCTACACGGACGCCAAATACGTTTGGGCATCGTCAGAGGGTGGTACTTTTAGCGGTATAACG CCTGATGAAATCGATATCATTGTTGGCAAAGACCGAGAGGGCTTCTTCACCAGTGGGCTGACTCTAGGGAAAAAGAAGTGCTCTGTGATCAGAGACAGCCTTCCGTTGGAAGGGGACTGGACGATGGACATCAGGACAAAGAGTCACAATGGAGAGCCGACATACAATGTTTCCATAGGCAGAGCTGGCAAAG TGTTGGTTATAGTCATGGGAAAGGAAGGTACCCACGGAGGATCGCTCAACAAGAAAGCATTTAGCATGGCTGAGTACCTGAGGAAAGTTGGATACTAA
- the LOC128025264 gene encoding profilin-2-like isoform X1, protein MSWQSYVDNLMADGSCQDAAIVGYTDAKYVWASSEGGTFSGITPDEIDIIVGKDREGFFTSGLTLGKKKCSVIRDSLPLEGDWTMDIRTKSHNGEPTYNVSIGRAGKVLVLVMGKEGVHGGGLNKKAYSMAKYLRDSGF, encoded by the exons ATGTCTTGGCAAAGCTACGTGGATAATCTGATGGCGGATGGCAGCTGCCAGGATGCCGCCATTGTTGGCTACACGGACGCCAAATACGTTTGGGCATCGTCAGAGGGTGGTACTTTTAGCGGTATAACG CCTGATGAAATCGATATCATTGTTGGCAAAGACCGAGAGGGCTTCTTCACCAGTGGGCTGACTCTAGGGAAAAAGAAGTGCTCTGTGATCAGAGACAGCCTTCCGTTGGAAGGGGACTGGACGATGGACATCAGGACAAAGAGTCACAATGGAGAGCCGACATACAATGTTTCCATAGGCAGAGCTGGCAAAG TCTTGGTTCTTGTAATGGGCAAAGAAGGGGTCCATGGAGGCGGATTGAATAAGAAGGCATACTCAATGGCAAAATACTTGAGGGATTCAGGGTTCTAA